The following coding sequences are from one Brienomyrus brachyistius isolate T26 chromosome 15, BBRACH_0.4, whole genome shotgun sequence window:
- the mettl13 gene encoding eEF1A lysine and N-terminal methyltransferase isoform X1, with the protein MSLLPRSAEEFSSAEYWERFFRRRGDKAFEWYADYNQLCGLLHKYIKPRDRVLVVGCGNSDLSEQLYDVGYRQLVNIDISDTVVSHMRQRNAERRPDLTFLQADATQTTFDGSSFQAALDKGTLDAMAAEEGGSLAGSMLAEVGRVLVVGGRYVCVSLAQESVLRLAVEHFVREGWAIRVHCLGTPEEQDTPSDSTAFALPVFMLVCTKFRQPPPTPVLEMCQGEDGAPCRLSSTTALLSAVRERQAYALVRHKLRSGPCVGRSSALTLCHAPTGHPRYTLTVLDSPQLAKVPRANHFAIFIVPQGRESDWLYGSAEGREQLARSANFRRLVVVAMHRDQEYADMQSVQSELSPMVMELAPCGMPANQQVPFLSVGGELGWREVVSRGVSTLSGEYSVEDVRGEDGFLYRRLVFLDNAGVVQSENRLRAPAPAAPSGKRNKKKKSKPPPPAVKGGAASVDRSFLCCAHHRVMVAGLSLLGLEDLGPPITLLLVGLGGGGLPQFLRDFIPGVSVDVVELDPAVLDVAQRCFGFQPDERLKVVLGDGLEHISASEAKGGCAYDVIMFDVDCKDPTLGMSCPPPAFVETAFLEKVRNLLTARGVFMLNLVCRDSALRARVLGRVRDVFPCVLSRDIEGEVNEVLLCIRRGGERGEKDRASPEELRKACRRLQGALHTPDVSHKAQIDVAALLEDLKIA; encoded by the exons ATGAGCCTTTTACCCCGCAGCGCTGAGGAGTTCAGCTCGGCCGAGTACTGGGAGCGCTTTTTCCGGCGACGGGGAGACAAGGCCTTCGAGTGGTATGCCGACTACAACCAGCTGTGCGGGCTTCTGCACAAGTACATCAAACCCCGCGACCGG GTTTTGGTGGTGGGCTGTGGGAACTCGGACCTTAGTGAGCAGCTCTACGACGTTGGCTACCGGCAGCTGGTCAACATCGACATCAGCGACACTGTGGTGTCACACATGAGGCAGCGAAACGCCGAGCGGCGCCCCGATCTTACGTTCCTGCAGGCTGACGCCACCCAGACCACCTTTGATGGTAGCAGCTTCCAGGCAGCGCTGGACAAGGGCACTCTGGACGCCATGGCGGCGGAGGAGGGGGgcagtctggcagggagcatgcTGGCGGAGGTGGGCCGCGTGCTGGTGGTGGGAGGCCGCTACGTCTGCGTGTCTCTGGCCCAGGAGAGCGTGCTGCGGCTGGCAGTGGAGCACTTTGTCCGGGAGGGCTGGGCCATCAGGGTGCACTGCCTTGGGACCCCGGAAGAGCAGGATACCCCCTCTGACTCAACCGCCTTCGCCCTGCCCGTCTTCATGTTGGTCTGCACCAAGTTCCGCCAGCCTCCCCCGACCCCAGTGCTGGAGATGTGTCAGGGAGAGgatggcgccccctgcaggttgtCCTCGACCACTGCACTGCTCTCCGCAGTCAGGGAGCGACAAGCCTATGCCCTCGTTCGCCACAAGCTCCGTTCTGGCCCGTGTGTGGGCCGGAGCTCTGCCCTAACGCTGTGCCACGCCCCCACGGGCCACCCCCGCTACACGCTGACGGTGCTGGACAGCCCTCAGCTGGCTAAGGTGCCTCGGGCTAACCACTTCGCTATTTTTATCG TGCCTCAGGGCCgggaatctgattggctataTGGTTCCGCCGAGGGGCGTGAGCAACTGGCACGAAGTGCGAACTTCCGCCGGCTGGTTGTTGTGGCGATGCATCGGGACCAGGAGTACGCAGACATGCAGTCGGTCCAGTCTGAGCTCTCCCCCATGGTGATGGAGCTCGCCCCGTGTGGGatgccagccaatcagcag GTGCCCTTCCTGTCGGTTGGGGGGGAGCTGGGCTGGCGAGAGGTGGTCAGCCGCGGTGTGAGCACGCTCAGCGGCGAGTACTCGGTGGAGGACGTCCGTGGCGAAGATGGGTTTCTGTACCGGCGCCTGGTCTTCTTGGATAACGCCGGGGTGGTGCAGTCCGAGAACCGGTTGCGCGCTCCGGCCCCCG CAGCCCCCAGTGGtaaaaggaataaaaaaaagaagTCCAAGCCACCCCCCCCTGCTGTGAAGGGGGGGGCGGCTTCTGTGGACCGGAGCTTCCTGTGCTGCGCCCATCACCGGGTCATGGTGGCCGGACTCTCACTGCTCGGTTTGGAGGATTTGG GCCCCCCCATCACGCTGCTACTGGTAGGGCTTGGCGGCGGCGGCCTGCCCCAGTTCCTGCGCGACTTCATCCCAGGTGTGTCTGTGGATGTTGTGGAGCTGGACCCGGCGGTTCTGGACGTGGCTCAGCGGTGTTTTGGGTTCCAGCCCGACGAGCGGCTGAAGGTGGTGCTCGGGGACGGCCTGGAGCACATCAGTGCATCGGAGGCCAAAG GCGGATGTGCTTATGATGTCATCATGTTTGACGTGGACTGTAAGGACCCCACCCTTGGAATGAGCtgccctcctcctgcctttgtggaAACGGCTTTCCTAGAGAAAGTACGCAATCTGCTGACTGCTCGCG GCGTGTTCATGTTGAACCTCGTGTGCCGTGACTCTGCACTGAGGGCGCGCGTGTTAGGGCGGGTGAGGGACGTGTTCCCCTGCGTGCTGTCAAGGGACATCGAGGGGGAGGTCAATGAAGTCCTTCTGTGCATCCGCCGAGGGGGCGAGCGGGGAGAAAAAGACCGCGCGAGTCCTGAGGAGCTGCGAAAGGCCTGCCggcgcctgcagggggcgctgcacACGCCAGACGTGTCCCATAAAGCACAGATCGACGTTGCAGCACTGCTAGAAGATCTGAAAATTGCCTGA
- the mettl13 gene encoding eEF1A lysine and N-terminal methyltransferase isoform X2, whose translation MSLLPRSAEEFSSAEYWERFFRRRGDKAFEWYADYNQLCGLLHKYIKPRDRVLVVGCGNSDLSEQLYDVGYRQLVNIDISDTVVSHMRQRNAERRPDLTFLQADATQTTFDGSSFQAALDKGTLDAMAAEEGGSLAGSMLAEVGRVLVVGGRYVCVSLAQESVLRLAVEHFVREGWAIRVHCLGTPEEQDTPSDSTAFALPVFMLVCTKFRQPPPTPVLEMCQGEDGAPCRLSSTTALLSAVRERQAYALVRHKLRSGPCVGRSSALTLCHAPTGHPRYTLTVLDSPQLAKVPRANHFAIFIVPQGRESDWLYGSAEGREQLARSANFRRLVVVAMHRDQEYADMQSVQSELSPMVMELAPCGMPANQQVPFLSVGGELGWREVVSRGVSTLSGEYSVEDVRGEDGFLYRRLVFLDNAGVVQSENRLRAPAPAPSGKRNKKKKSKPPPPAVKGGAASVDRSFLCCAHHRVMVAGLSLLGLEDLGPPITLLLVGLGGGGLPQFLRDFIPGVSVDVVELDPAVLDVAQRCFGFQPDERLKVVLGDGLEHISASEAKGGCAYDVIMFDVDCKDPTLGMSCPPPAFVETAFLEKVRNLLTARGVFMLNLVCRDSALRARVLGRVRDVFPCVLSRDIEGEVNEVLLCIRRGGERGEKDRASPEELRKACRRLQGALHTPDVSHKAQIDVAALLEDLKIA comes from the exons ATGAGCCTTTTACCCCGCAGCGCTGAGGAGTTCAGCTCGGCCGAGTACTGGGAGCGCTTTTTCCGGCGACGGGGAGACAAGGCCTTCGAGTGGTATGCCGACTACAACCAGCTGTGCGGGCTTCTGCACAAGTACATCAAACCCCGCGACCGG GTTTTGGTGGTGGGCTGTGGGAACTCGGACCTTAGTGAGCAGCTCTACGACGTTGGCTACCGGCAGCTGGTCAACATCGACATCAGCGACACTGTGGTGTCACACATGAGGCAGCGAAACGCCGAGCGGCGCCCCGATCTTACGTTCCTGCAGGCTGACGCCACCCAGACCACCTTTGATGGTAGCAGCTTCCAGGCAGCGCTGGACAAGGGCACTCTGGACGCCATGGCGGCGGAGGAGGGGGgcagtctggcagggagcatgcTGGCGGAGGTGGGCCGCGTGCTGGTGGTGGGAGGCCGCTACGTCTGCGTGTCTCTGGCCCAGGAGAGCGTGCTGCGGCTGGCAGTGGAGCACTTTGTCCGGGAGGGCTGGGCCATCAGGGTGCACTGCCTTGGGACCCCGGAAGAGCAGGATACCCCCTCTGACTCAACCGCCTTCGCCCTGCCCGTCTTCATGTTGGTCTGCACCAAGTTCCGCCAGCCTCCCCCGACCCCAGTGCTGGAGATGTGTCAGGGAGAGgatggcgccccctgcaggttgtCCTCGACCACTGCACTGCTCTCCGCAGTCAGGGAGCGACAAGCCTATGCCCTCGTTCGCCACAAGCTCCGTTCTGGCCCGTGTGTGGGCCGGAGCTCTGCCCTAACGCTGTGCCACGCCCCCACGGGCCACCCCCGCTACACGCTGACGGTGCTGGACAGCCCTCAGCTGGCTAAGGTGCCTCGGGCTAACCACTTCGCTATTTTTATCG TGCCTCAGGGCCgggaatctgattggctataTGGTTCCGCCGAGGGGCGTGAGCAACTGGCACGAAGTGCGAACTTCCGCCGGCTGGTTGTTGTGGCGATGCATCGGGACCAGGAGTACGCAGACATGCAGTCGGTCCAGTCTGAGCTCTCCCCCATGGTGATGGAGCTCGCCCCGTGTGGGatgccagccaatcagcag GTGCCCTTCCTGTCGGTTGGGGGGGAGCTGGGCTGGCGAGAGGTGGTCAGCCGCGGTGTGAGCACGCTCAGCGGCGAGTACTCGGTGGAGGACGTCCGTGGCGAAGATGGGTTTCTGTACCGGCGCCTGGTCTTCTTGGATAACGCCGGGGTGGTGCAGTCCGAGAACCGGTTGCGCGCTCCGGCCCCCG CCCCCAGTGGtaaaaggaataaaaaaaagaagTCCAAGCCACCCCCCCCTGCTGTGAAGGGGGGGGCGGCTTCTGTGGACCGGAGCTTCCTGTGCTGCGCCCATCACCGGGTCATGGTGGCCGGACTCTCACTGCTCGGTTTGGAGGATTTGG GCCCCCCCATCACGCTGCTACTGGTAGGGCTTGGCGGCGGCGGCCTGCCCCAGTTCCTGCGCGACTTCATCCCAGGTGTGTCTGTGGATGTTGTGGAGCTGGACCCGGCGGTTCTGGACGTGGCTCAGCGGTGTTTTGGGTTCCAGCCCGACGAGCGGCTGAAGGTGGTGCTCGGGGACGGCCTGGAGCACATCAGTGCATCGGAGGCCAAAG GCGGATGTGCTTATGATGTCATCATGTTTGACGTGGACTGTAAGGACCCCACCCTTGGAATGAGCtgccctcctcctgcctttgtggaAACGGCTTTCCTAGAGAAAGTACGCAATCTGCTGACTGCTCGCG GCGTGTTCATGTTGAACCTCGTGTGCCGTGACTCTGCACTGAGGGCGCGCGTGTTAGGGCGGGTGAGGGACGTGTTCCCCTGCGTGCTGTCAAGGGACATCGAGGGGGAGGTCAATGAAGTCCTTCTGTGCATCCGCCGAGGGGGCGAGCGGGGAGAAAAAGACCGCGCGAGTCCTGAGGAGCTGCGAAAGGCCTGCCggcgcctgcagggggcgctgcacACGCCAGACGTGTCCCATAAAGCACAGATCGACGTTGCAGCACTGCTAGAAGATCTGAAAATTGCCTGA